The Neodiprion virginianus isolate iyNeoVirg1 chromosome 5, iyNeoVirg1.1, whole genome shotgun sequence genome contains a region encoding:
- the LOC124304319 gene encoding cullin-3-A isoform X1 has translation MERGQLEKPTSQIMCGALSEIATISGLFRSGNPSSLVIVDTLMTMDEKYVESIWALLKNAIQEIQKKNNSGLSFEELYRNAYTMVLHKHGERLYTGLKEVVTQHLESKVREDVLRSLHNNFLQTLNQAWNDHQTSMVMIRDILMYMDRVYVQQHDVDNVYNLGLIIFRDQVVRYGCVRDHLRETLLGMVARERRGEVVDRIAIKNACQMLMLLGINCRQVYEEDFERPFLQQSAEFYRMESQKFLGENSASVYIKKVEARILEESERAKHYLDESTEPRIVKVVEEELIKIHMRTIVEMENSGVVHMLKNQKTEDLGCMYKLFARVTDGLRTVSDCVSQFLREQGRALVQEEHEPTTNAIHFVQNLLDLKDRFDHFLHHSFNNDKLFKQMIASDFEHFLNLNSKSPEYLSLFIDDKLKKGVKGMTEQEIEGVLDKTMVLFRFLQEKDVFERYYKQHLAKRLLLNKSVSDDSEKNMISKLKTECGCQFTSKLEGMFKDMTVSNTIMEEFKEHVLTSGTSLHGVDLSVRVLTTGFWPTQSATPNCSVPSAPREAFDAFRCFYLAKHSGRQLTLQPQLGSADLNAVFHGPRKEDSNGGSVDAPSSSTTLGNGSGSLLSQRGSSCGNPRKHIIQVSTYQMCVLMLFNNRDRLTYEEIQNETDIPERDLVRALQSLAMGKATQRVLLKHPKTKEIEPTHCFSVNDSFTSKLHRVKIQTVAAKGESEPERRETRNKVDEDRKHEIEAAIVRIMKARKRMTHNILVTEVTEQLRVRFLPSPVIIKKRIEGLIERDYLARTEDRKVYTYVA, from the exons ATGGAACGTGGTCAGTTAGAAAAACCAACTTCACAAATTATGTGTGGAGCACTCAGTGAAATAGCTACTATCTCAGGGCTGTTTCGATCAGGGAATCCGAGCTCCCTTGTGATCGTCGACACCCTT ATGACCATGGACGAGAAATATGTGGAGAGCATTTGGGCACTGTTGAAGAACgccatacaagaaatacaaaagaaaaacaactcCGGCCTGAGTTTTGAGGAGCTGTACCGAAATGCATACACCATGGTCCTTCACAAGCATGGCGAGCGTTTGTACACCGGGTTGAAAGAAGTTGTTACGCAGCACCTGGAGTCGAAAGTTCGGGAAGACGTGCTACGCTCCCTTCACAACAATTTTCTCCAGACACTGAATCAGGCTTGGAACGATCATCAGACCTCTATGGTTATGATCAGGGATATACTAATGTACATGGATAGGGTTTATGTGCAACAGCATGATGTCGACAACGTCTACAACTTGGGCCTAATCATATTCAGGGATCAG GTAGTCAGGTATGGCTGCGTAAGGGATCATCTACGCGAAACGCTCCTGGGCATGGtagcgagagagagaaggggggAGGTCGTTGATCGAATCGCGATAAAGAATGCATGTCAAATGCTAATGCTGCTCGGTATAAACTGTCGCCAAGTTTACGAAGAGGATTTCGAGAGGCCTTTCTTACAACAGAGCGCTGAATTTTACAGG ATGGAGTCGCAAAAGTTCCTTGGCGAGAACAGCGCCTCAGTCTACATAAAGAAAGTTGAAGCTAGAATTCTTGAAGAGTCAGAACGGGCGAAGCACTATCTGGACGAATCCACAGAGCCAAGGATAGTCAAAGTGGTGGAAGAAGAGTTGATTAAAATACACATGAGAACCATCGTTGAG ATGGAGAACAGTGGTGTGGTGCATATGTTGAAGAACCAGAAAACTGAAGACCTTGGTTGCATGTACAAATTATTCGCGAGAGTAACAGACGGATTGCGCACTGTATCAGATTGTGTGTCGCAATTCCTCAGAGAGCAAGGACGCGCCTTGGTCCAAGAAGAGCATGAGCCAACCACAAACGCAATACACTTTGTGCAAAATCTGCTGGACTTGAAAGATCGTTTCGACCATTTCCTGCACCACTCATTTAACAATGATAAACTGTTCAAGCAAATGATCGCGTCGGATTTTGAACACTTTCTCAATCTAAATTCAAAGAGCCCTGAgtatctttctctctttatcgatgacaaattaaaaaaaggtGTAAAGGGG ATGACAGAGCAGGAGATCGAAGGCGTACTTGACAAGACAATGGTTCTCTTCAGGTTCCTGCAAGAGAAGGATGTCTTTGAGCGATACTATAAACAGCATTTAGCCAAGCGGTTGCTTCTGAATAAGTCCGTCTCCGATGACAGTGAAAAGAATATGATCTCAAAGCTAAAG ACTGAATGCGGTTGCCAGTTTACATCAAAGCTGGAAGGAATGTTCAAGGATATGACTGTCAGCAATACTATAATGGAAGAGTTCAAGGAACACGTATTGACGTCTGGC ACAAGTCTACACGGCGTTGATCTGAGCGTGAGGGTTCTGACAACAGGATTTTGGCCAACACAGTCAGCAACACCGAATTGCAGTGTGCCCTCGGCGCCAAGAGAAGCTTTTGATGCTTTTCGATGTTTCTACTTGGCCAAGCATAGCGGTCGTCAACTGACGTTACAACCACAATTGG GTTCGGCTGACCTTAATGCGGTTTTCCATGGGCCTCGGAAGGAAGACAGTAATGGCGGAAGCGTGGACGCTCCCTCGTCATCTACCACATTGGGCAACGGAAGTGGCAGTCTTTTAAGTCAGCGGGGAAGCAGCTGTGGAAATCCGCGCAAACATATTATCCAAGTATCGACGTACCAGATGTGCGTACTCATGCTCTTCAACAACAGAGATCGACTCACTTACGAG GAAATTCAGAATGAAACTGACATCCCTGAGCGAGATTTAGTCCGAGCATTACAATCTCTGGCAATGGGGAAGGCGACTCAGCGAGTTCTCCTCAAGCATCCCAAAACCAAAGAGATTGAGCCAACACACTGCTTCAGTGTCAATGATAGTTTCACCAGTAAGCTTCATCG AGTAAAAATCCAGACGGTTGCGGCGAAAGGAGAGTCCGAGCCTGAGAGAAGAGAGACGAGGAACAAGGTTGACGAAGATCGAAAGCACGAAATAGAAGCGGCGATCGTGCGAATTATGAAGGCACGCAAACGCATGACA CACAACATTCTCGTGACGGAAGTCACGGAGCAGCTTCGAGTACGATTCCTGCCCTCACCTGTCATCATCAAGAAACGCATCGAAGGGCTGATAGAACGTGATTATCTGGCCCGCACGGAAGACAG GAAAGTCTACACTTACGTGGCTTGA
- the LOC124306481 gene encoding uncharacterized protein LOC124306481 — protein sequence MMMDAAIETEEVIEKPPVSVPVVRVPVKHTNLGIRSHAMDMSTMVELTSFSSLGKIQPFLVTLSTTAALIVDLHCHLKDKEVCGYLGGHWDINAHNLTINYAFPCRCNGKDKTAAAATEAEIARAMEWKHLTLVGWYHSHPRTHASPSLRDVDSQLDYQIKMKGLSDNSYTPCVGLICSPYNTDNNCYESNFNFFWSLPPPENRPHEYPRPMLLSYTLSQEQFLSQEAIDEIKKCVEYYKNDGCVDFKGIFNGSVTYLEKLKSSLESKLPRNQSNGSYWDAIREIVAPGMEDPPTTTQASSIAGNSDIFSNVKFPLVPDPMGRSGINPNNLFLTPVNFKLDSSVSILKPFNVPSTSKDKNDTLEATKGQKFDLPMPDMNLNAKHKLPAEFTSGELTVSVKNSKPDYDFSTADFSKVSNLLSSDSSSHGAGKNRIPEFPLADISQLSKFSDLSKLANFSTSDLAKLSGFSINDIAKTSPAYACNLANLFNPLGGKAQDVTVIDVNKTTEFPISEFISSDISFKPSDVVKGLVAMSTVDTKLTVSELPVGEQKKNPDSGDSSKSTRNDYSMDEVSIANVKSDFGTMLDMTVHGMKQQSGGNDCPDSLNLSIDHQSGK from the exons ATGATGATGGATGCCGCGATTGAAACAGAGGAGGTGATAGAAAAACCACCGGTTAGCGTGCCAGTCGTCAGAGTTCCCGTCAAGCACACCAACCTCGGCATCAGAAGTCACGCAAT GGACATGAGCACAATGGTTGAACTGACGTCGTTCAGTTCCCTTGGGAAAATTCAGCCGTTTCTTGTCACTCTTTCCACAACTGCAGCGCTCATCGTCGACCTGCATTGCCATCTCAAGGACAAGGAGGTGTGTGGTTATCTTGGGGGGCATTGGGACATTAATGCTCACA ATTTGACAATAAACTACGCGTTTCCATGCCGATGTAATGGGAAAGACAAAACTGCAGCTGCAGCAACTGAGGCTGAAATTGCACGAGCCATGGAATGGAAGCATCTCACTTTGGTAGGATGGTATCATTCCCATCCTAGGACGCACGCGTCGCCGTCGCTCCGCGATGTCGATTCTCAACTAGACTATCAGATAAAGATGAAAGGACTGAGTGACAATAGTTACACACCATGTGTCGGGCTTATCTGCT CTCCGTATAACACAGATAATAACTGCTACGAGTCAAACTTCAACTTCTTTTGGTCGCTCCCTCCACCGGAAAATCGGCCTCACGAGTACCCGAGACCAATGCTGCTCAGCTACACCCTGTCCCAGGAACAATTCCTTTCTCAGGAAGCTATTGATGAAATT aaaaaatgtGTCGAGTATTACAAAAATGACGGCTGTGTCGACTTCAAAGGAATCTTTAACGGTTCTGTGAcgtatttggaaaaattgaag AGCTCATTGGAGTCAAAACTACCGAGGAACCAGTCAAACGGATCGTACTGGGACGCCATCAGAGAAATCGTTGCACCTGGAATGGAGGATCCGCCAACGACAACGCAAGCATCGAGCATAGCGGGAAATTCGGATATATTTTCGAATGTCAAGTTCCCGTTGGTGCCTGACCCCATGGGCCGTTCTGGCATCAATCCTAACAATCTTTTCCTCACTCCCGTAAACTTTAAACTAGACTCTAGCGTCTCCATACTGAAGCCGTTCAACGTGCCGTCGACTTCGAAGGACAAAAACGACACCCTTGAAGCCACCAAAGGGCAGAAATTCGACTTACCGATGCCGGATATGAATCTCAATGCGAAACACAAGTTGCCGGCTGAATTCACATCCGGTGAACTGACCGTTTCCGTAAAGAATTCCAAACCAGACTACGATTTCTCAACCGCGGACTTTTCCAAGGTTAGCAATCTCCTGTCGAGCGATTCCAGCTCCCACGGTGCCGGCAAGAACAGGATTCCTGAATTCCCACTCGCCGATATATCGCAGCTGAGCAAATTCTCGGACCTTTCGAAGCTGGCCAACTTTTCGACCAGCGATTTGGCCAAACTGTCGGGTTTCTCAATAAACGACATTGCCAAGACGTCCCCAGCCTACGCCTGCAACCTAGCCAACCTGTTCAACCCCCTCGGTGGTAAGGCCCAGGACGTGACAGTGATCGACGTTAACAAGACTACCGAATTTCCCATATCCGAATTCATCTCTTCCGACATCTCGTTTAAGCCCTCTGACGTCGTCAAGGGTCTTGTCGCAATGTCGACCGTCGATACAAAACTCACTGTCAGTGAATTGCCCGTCGGTGAACAGAAGAAGAACCCCGACTCCGGGGACTCGTCGAAGTCAACCAGAAACGATTACTCTATGGACGAAGTTTCCATCGCGAATGTAAAGTCCGATTTTGGTACTATGCTGGACATGACGGTGCACGGCATGAAGCAGCAATCTGGCGGCAATGACTGCCCAGACTCTTTGAATTTGAGCATAGATCATCAGTCGGGAAAGTGA
- the LOC124306484 gene encoding GTP-binding protein YPT6 translates to MATIKVTEQKVILCGEYGVGKSSIFRRFANNTFVSNNDRKSTLGLDNINKQYTIDEKTIRLQLWDTGGMERVASITSSYYKFAEAAILVFSLDNPTSFHLLSQHLLDIVTYAENAKIFLCGNKSDLESVDPQVTDVEMEQFCEQCHNLISATYKTSCKTGHGVDEMFEDIARHLVEANRSRMELHDMDKDHFKITSSDEIDEPSCLC, encoded by the exons ATGGCCACCATCAAGGTAACCGAACAAAAGGTGATTTTATGTGGCGAATACGGGGTCGGGAAAAGTTCGATATTTAGGCGATTCGCGAACAATACCTTCGTCTCAAACAATGATAGAAAATCGACCTTGGGACTTGACAATATCAACAAACAGTACACCATTGACGAAAAAACGATTCGC CTGCAGTTATGGGACACAGGAGGAATGGAGAGGGTTGCCTCTATAACATCCAGCTACTACAAATTTGCAGAGGCGGCAATATTGGTCTTTTCGCTTGACAATCCGACCTCCTTTCACCTCCTCTCACAGCACCTTCTTGACATTGTAACTTACGCGGAAAACGCTAAGATATTCCTTTGCGGGAACAAGAGCGACTTGGAAAGCGTTGATCCTCAGGTCACAGATGTGGAAATGGAACAATTCTG TGAACAGTGTCACAATTTGATATCGGCGACGTACAAAACATCGTGTAAAACGGGGCATGGGGTTGATGAAATGTTTGAAGATATTGCACGCCATTTGGTCGAGGCAAACAGATCGCGTATGGAACTGCACGATATGGACAAGGACCACTTCAAAATCACAAGTTCCGACGAAATCGACGAGCCATCCTGCTTGTGCTAA
- the LOC124306483 gene encoding cysteine desulfurase, mitochondrial, translated as MFRLWKRLVPLARDHHVNEVISSPKRHYAAVKEFESPISDEYKKGPAEGRPLYLDAQATTPLDPRVLDQMMPYMTTYYGNPHSRTHMYGWETEAAVERGRKQVADLIGADPKEIIFTSGATECNNISVKGVARFYKEKKKHVVTTQTEHKCVLDSCRALQAEGFDVTYLPVKPNGLIDIDQLEAALRPDTSLVSIMTVNNEIGVQQPIAEIGALCRRKKVFFHTDAAQAVGKIPIDVNAMNIDLMSISGHKLYGPKGIGALYVRRRPRVRVEALQSGGGQERGMRSGTVPAPLVVGLGAACELAQKEMAYDHKYIEDLSQHLIQKIMCSLTNVVRNGDEVAWYPGCVNLSFAFVEGESLLMALKDVALSSGSACTSASLEPSYVLRAIGAAEDLAHSSIRFGIGRFTTREEVDYTAHNIIRHVIRLREMSPLWEMVQEGIDIKSIKWTQH; from the exons ATGTTTCGTTTGTGGAAACGACTCGTGCCTCTTGCGCGTGATCACCACGTCAACGAAGTGATTTCGTCGCCCAAGCGACACTACGCGGCTGTCAAAGAATTCGAAT CTCCCATCAGTGATGAGTACAAAAAGGGTCCAGCGGAGGGTCGGCCCTTGTATCTGGATGCCCAGGCCACTACACCATTG GACCCACGTGTGCTGGACCAGATGATGCCGTACATGACAACATACTACGGCAATCCGCATTCCAGGACTCACATGTATGGATGGGAAACAGAGGCAGCTGTTGAGCGTGGTCGGAAA CAAGTTGCTGATCTGATAGGAGCTGATCCAAAGGAAATTATATTCACGTCTGGGGCCACGGAGTGCAATAATATATCTGTCAAGGGTGTGGCTAGATTTTacaaggaaaagaaaaagcatGTTGTAACGACACAAACT GAACACAAGTGCGTTTTGGACTCCTGCAGAGCTTTGCAAGCTGAAGGATTCGATGTCACATACCTGCCTGTCAAACCCAATGGATTAATCGACATTGACCAACTTGAAGCTGCTCTGAGGCCTGACACATCACTTGTTTCGATAATGACTGTGAACAACGAGATTGGTGTCCAACAGCCAATTGCAGAGATTGGAGCTCTATGCAG AAGGAAGAAAGTTTTCTTTCACACAGATGCTGCGCAAGCTGTAGGAAAAATTCCGATCGACGTGAACGCGATGAACATAGATCTCATGTCGATCAGTGGTCATAAGTTGTACGGGCCAAAAG GCATAGGAGCACTCTACGTCAGGCGTAGGCCAAGGGTTCGTGTCGAAGCCCTTCAAAGTGGCGGGGGTCAGGAAAGAGGCATGAGAAGTGGAACGGTGCCAGCACCTCTGGTGGTTGGGCTGGGGGCTGCTTGCGAGCTCGCACAAAAGGAAATGGCG TATGACCACAAGTATATAGAAGATCTTTCCCAGCAtttgatacaaaaaataatgtgCAGTTTAACGAATGTGGTGCGTAATGGTGATGAAGTTGCCTGGTATCCTGGCTGTGTGAATCTCTCTTTTGCTTTTGTCGAGGGAGAGTCATTGCTGATGGCTTTGAAAGATGTGGCGTTGAGCAGCGGCTCAGCTTGCACGAGCGCCAGTCTAGAGCCAAGCTACGTCTTACGTGCCATTGGAGCTGCCGAAGACCTGGCACATTCCAGTATAAG GTTTGGAATTGGTCGTTTCACAACTCGTGAAGAAGTCGATTACACAGCGCATAACATCATACGCCACGTTATTCGACTCAGAGAGATGAG TCCACTGTGGGAAATGGTACAAGAGGGTATCGATATCAAGTCAATCAAATGGACGCAGCACTGA
- the LOC124304319 gene encoding cullin-3-A isoform X2, with amino-acid sequence MMKSGATHKREKMRIRAFPMTMDEKYVESIWALLKNAIQEIQKKNNSGLSFEELYRNAYTMVLHKHGERLYTGLKEVVTQHLESKVREDVLRSLHNNFLQTLNQAWNDHQTSMVMIRDILMYMDRVYVQQHDVDNVYNLGLIIFRDQVVRYGCVRDHLRETLLGMVARERRGEVVDRIAIKNACQMLMLLGINCRQVYEEDFERPFLQQSAEFYRMESQKFLGENSASVYIKKVEARILEESERAKHYLDESTEPRIVKVVEEELIKIHMRTIVEMENSGVVHMLKNQKTEDLGCMYKLFARVTDGLRTVSDCVSQFLREQGRALVQEEHEPTTNAIHFVQNLLDLKDRFDHFLHHSFNNDKLFKQMIASDFEHFLNLNSKSPEYLSLFIDDKLKKGVKGMTEQEIEGVLDKTMVLFRFLQEKDVFERYYKQHLAKRLLLNKSVSDDSEKNMISKLKTECGCQFTSKLEGMFKDMTVSNTIMEEFKEHVLTSGTSLHGVDLSVRVLTTGFWPTQSATPNCSVPSAPREAFDAFRCFYLAKHSGRQLTLQPQLGSADLNAVFHGPRKEDSNGGSVDAPSSSTTLGNGSGSLLSQRGSSCGNPRKHIIQVSTYQMCVLMLFNNRDRLTYEEIQNETDIPERDLVRALQSLAMGKATQRVLLKHPKTKEIEPTHCFSVNDSFTSKLHRVKIQTVAAKGESEPERRETRNKVDEDRKHEIEAAIVRIMKARKRMTHNILVTEVTEQLRVRFLPSPVIIKKRIEGLIERDYLARTEDRKVYTYVA; translated from the exons ATGATGAAGAGCGGTGCGACCcacaagagagaaaaaatgcgGATACGCGCGTTTCCG ATGACCATGGACGAGAAATATGTGGAGAGCATTTGGGCACTGTTGAAGAACgccatacaagaaatacaaaagaaaaacaactcCGGCCTGAGTTTTGAGGAGCTGTACCGAAATGCATACACCATGGTCCTTCACAAGCATGGCGAGCGTTTGTACACCGGGTTGAAAGAAGTTGTTACGCAGCACCTGGAGTCGAAAGTTCGGGAAGACGTGCTACGCTCCCTTCACAACAATTTTCTCCAGACACTGAATCAGGCTTGGAACGATCATCAGACCTCTATGGTTATGATCAGGGATATACTAATGTACATGGATAGGGTTTATGTGCAACAGCATGATGTCGACAACGTCTACAACTTGGGCCTAATCATATTCAGGGATCAG GTAGTCAGGTATGGCTGCGTAAGGGATCATCTACGCGAAACGCTCCTGGGCATGGtagcgagagagagaaggggggAGGTCGTTGATCGAATCGCGATAAAGAATGCATGTCAAATGCTAATGCTGCTCGGTATAAACTGTCGCCAAGTTTACGAAGAGGATTTCGAGAGGCCTTTCTTACAACAGAGCGCTGAATTTTACAGG ATGGAGTCGCAAAAGTTCCTTGGCGAGAACAGCGCCTCAGTCTACATAAAGAAAGTTGAAGCTAGAATTCTTGAAGAGTCAGAACGGGCGAAGCACTATCTGGACGAATCCACAGAGCCAAGGATAGTCAAAGTGGTGGAAGAAGAGTTGATTAAAATACACATGAGAACCATCGTTGAG ATGGAGAACAGTGGTGTGGTGCATATGTTGAAGAACCAGAAAACTGAAGACCTTGGTTGCATGTACAAATTATTCGCGAGAGTAACAGACGGATTGCGCACTGTATCAGATTGTGTGTCGCAATTCCTCAGAGAGCAAGGACGCGCCTTGGTCCAAGAAGAGCATGAGCCAACCACAAACGCAATACACTTTGTGCAAAATCTGCTGGACTTGAAAGATCGTTTCGACCATTTCCTGCACCACTCATTTAACAATGATAAACTGTTCAAGCAAATGATCGCGTCGGATTTTGAACACTTTCTCAATCTAAATTCAAAGAGCCCTGAgtatctttctctctttatcgatgacaaattaaaaaaaggtGTAAAGGGG ATGACAGAGCAGGAGATCGAAGGCGTACTTGACAAGACAATGGTTCTCTTCAGGTTCCTGCAAGAGAAGGATGTCTTTGAGCGATACTATAAACAGCATTTAGCCAAGCGGTTGCTTCTGAATAAGTCCGTCTCCGATGACAGTGAAAAGAATATGATCTCAAAGCTAAAG ACTGAATGCGGTTGCCAGTTTACATCAAAGCTGGAAGGAATGTTCAAGGATATGACTGTCAGCAATACTATAATGGAAGAGTTCAAGGAACACGTATTGACGTCTGGC ACAAGTCTACACGGCGTTGATCTGAGCGTGAGGGTTCTGACAACAGGATTTTGGCCAACACAGTCAGCAACACCGAATTGCAGTGTGCCCTCGGCGCCAAGAGAAGCTTTTGATGCTTTTCGATGTTTCTACTTGGCCAAGCATAGCGGTCGTCAACTGACGTTACAACCACAATTGG GTTCGGCTGACCTTAATGCGGTTTTCCATGGGCCTCGGAAGGAAGACAGTAATGGCGGAAGCGTGGACGCTCCCTCGTCATCTACCACATTGGGCAACGGAAGTGGCAGTCTTTTAAGTCAGCGGGGAAGCAGCTGTGGAAATCCGCGCAAACATATTATCCAAGTATCGACGTACCAGATGTGCGTACTCATGCTCTTCAACAACAGAGATCGACTCACTTACGAG GAAATTCAGAATGAAACTGACATCCCTGAGCGAGATTTAGTCCGAGCATTACAATCTCTGGCAATGGGGAAGGCGACTCAGCGAGTTCTCCTCAAGCATCCCAAAACCAAAGAGATTGAGCCAACACACTGCTTCAGTGTCAATGATAGTTTCACCAGTAAGCTTCATCG AGTAAAAATCCAGACGGTTGCGGCGAAAGGAGAGTCCGAGCCTGAGAGAAGAGAGACGAGGAACAAGGTTGACGAAGATCGAAAGCACGAAATAGAAGCGGCGATCGTGCGAATTATGAAGGCACGCAAACGCATGACA CACAACATTCTCGTGACGGAAGTCACGGAGCAGCTTCGAGTACGATTCCTGCCCTCACCTGTCATCATCAAGAAACGCATCGAAGGGCTGATAGAACGTGATTATCTGGCCCGCACGGAAGACAG GAAAGTCTACACTTACGTGGCTTGA
- the LOC124306485 gene encoding ragulator complex protein LAMTOR4 homolog, with protein MLSMERIPEQIGYLVLKEDGAVLTSGGELENDERIANIIMSLITLTDTIDPKAFASDETFNKISITYEDHCYVICLSNKKVHIVKKKITALTSSQEQQQQHLPVIA; from the exons ATGTTGTCGATGGAGAGAATACCTGAGCAAATCGGTTATTTGGTATTAAAAGAGGACGGGGCGGTACTCACG TCGGGTGGAGAGCTGGAAAACGACGAGAGAATTGCAAACATTATCATGAGCCTGATCACTCTGACCGACACGATCGATCCCAAGGCGTTTGCGTCCGATGAAACATTCAACAAAATATCCATAACCTACGAAGATCACTGCTACGTCATATGCCTGTCAAACAAGAAGGTTCACATTGTTAAGAAGAAGATAACCGCGTTGACCTCATCTCAagaacagcagcagcagcacctGCCAGTGATTGCCTGA
- the LOC124306482 gene encoding isocitrate dehydrogenase [NADP] cytoplasmic — MFRSLTRLLGPSAAVDSAARLLRCSTSSVALLDRNSSFDASRRRNLTWTTQTSKNFSSTSIAMAKIKAGPVVDILGDEMTRIIWDSIKNKLILPFLDIELHVYDLGMENRDATNDQVTVDCAEAVKKYNVGIKCATITPDENRVKEFKLKQMWKSPNGTIRNILGGTVFREAIICKNIPRLVTGWNQPIIIGRHAHADQYKATDFVVPGAGKLEITWTGESGDKIQHTVYQFKGAGIAQAQFNTDESIRDFAHSSFQYALARTYPLYLSTKNTILKKYDGRFKDIFQEIYEAEYRSKFEAKNIWYEHRLIDDMVAYAMKSEGGFVWACKNYDGDVQSDSVAQGYGSLGLMTSVLLCPDGKTVEAEAAHGTVTRHYRQYQLGKETSTNPIASIFAWTRGLLHRAKLDNNNQLKKFAETLEKVCIDTIEAGSMTKDLAICIKGMNNVKRSDYLETFEFMDKLADNLKKELAKA, encoded by the exons ATGTTCCGTTCCTTGACTCGCCTGTTAGGACCGAGTGCCGCCGTGGACAGTGCGGCTCGATTACTTCGCTGCAGTACGTCGTCCGTCGCTCTGCTCGACCGAAACTCCTCATTCGACGCATCGCGCAGACGAAACCTTACGTGGACGACACAGACATCGAAAAACTTCAGCTCCACGTCAATCGCTATGGCTAAGATCAAG GCTGGACCCGTCGTTGACATTCTTGGAGATGAGATGACTCGTATCATCTGGGACTCTATCAAGAACAAATTGATACTCCCGTTCCTGGATATTGAGTTGCACGTTTATGATCTGGGTATGGAGAACCGGGACGCAACTAATGACCAGGTGACGGTGGACTGCGCGGAGGCTGTAAAGAAATATAACGTGGGCATAAAGTGTGCGACGATAACTCCGGACGAAAATCGAGTCAAGGAGTTCAAGTTGAAACAGATGTGGAAGAGCCCCAACGGCACTATCAGGAATATACTGGGCGGCACTGTCTTCAGGGAAGCTATAATCTGCAAGAATATTCCGCGGCTGGTGACTGGTTGGAATCAACCCATTATTATCGGCCGTCACGCCCATGCTGACCAGTACAAGGCCACAGACTTTGTGGTACCAGGTGCCGGTAAACTGGAAATTACCTGGACAGGTGAGTCAGGCGACAAAATCCAGCACACTGTCTACCAGTTCAAGGGGGCTGGCATCGCTCAGGCCCAGTTCAACACCGACGAGAGCATCCGTGACTTTGCCCACAGCTCTTTCCAGTATGCTTTGGCTCGGACCTACCCGCTCTATCTTTCGACCAAAAACACCATCCTGAAAAAATATGATGGCAGATTTAAGGACATTTTCCAGGAGATTTACGAGGCTGAGTACCGTTCCAAGTTCGAAGCAAAGAATATCTGGTACGAGCATCGGCTCATTGACGACATGGTTGCCTACGCTATGAAATCCGAGGGTGGCTTTGTCTGGGCCTGCAAGAACTACGACGGAGACGTTCAGTCAGATTCCGTTGCTCAAGGTTATGGCTCTCTAGGCCTGATGACCTCTGTGCTTCTCTGCCCTGATGGCAAGACGGTGGAGGCTGAGGCTGCGCATGGAACAGTCACTCGGCATTACCGCCAATATCAACTGGGTAAAGAGACATCGACCAATCCGATTGCCTCAATCTTTGCTTGGACAAGGGGCCTACTACACCGTGCTAAGCTGGACAACAACAACCAGTTGAAGAAATTCGCAGAGACTCTGGAGAAAGTCTGCATTGATACGATCGAGGCTGGAAGTATGACCAAAGATTTGGCAATCTGCATCAAGGGCATGAACAATGTCAAAAGGTCAGACTATCTTGAGACGTTCGAGTTTATGGACAAGCTCGCTGACAATTTAAAGAAGGAGCTGGCCAAGGCGTGA